From the Mycobacteriales bacterium genome, one window contains:
- a CDS encoding glycerol-3-phosphate dehydrogenase/oxidase, which produces MSTRAFSVAHRAADLADATGGVLDVLVVGLGATGAGVALDAASRGFTVAAVDMGDLASGTSSKSSKLIHGGLRYLENYEFGLVHEGVTERQLLQRLAPHLVRPMDFVYPVWPDTARRRLLGIGMTTYDVFAGVRNVRRHDRITAEQAIELAPALERSGCAYAYLYGDCATDDARLVLAVTRQARRFGAIVLTYAEVTGLLFDGERIVGAQLTDRLSGERCEIRARYVVNATGVWVDRLLGMAEPGRAPMVQPSKGVHLVVPRDRLPLDAASVLLPSRQGDARSMFAIAWGHQTILGTTDTAYDGPLDGLGLTEADVEYVLAAGNAVFDRGLAPDDVVGAWAGVRPLLRGDGSDAMGDLSRRHTLLDPGTGLLTITGGKLTTYRRMARDVVDRLVHADGRRARCRTEEIPLGLSRPFEPFRDEIVEAARSLGLSEAVGKLLVRQQGEAAADVLSLVAGDEAAGRPRARPVSPAADHIFAEVLYAAREEGAATLDDVFSRRMRLSLRARDAALPAAAEAAGILAGEIGRDAAWAAAQVASYAAAVRAERGVLGLAADAAA; this is translated from the coding sequence GTGAGCACTAGGGCGTTCTCGGTCGCCCACCGGGCCGCGGACCTGGCCGACGCCACCGGGGGCGTCCTCGACGTTCTCGTGGTCGGGCTCGGCGCCACCGGGGCCGGCGTGGCGCTGGACGCGGCCAGCCGCGGCTTCACCGTCGCCGCGGTCGATATGGGTGACCTGGCGAGCGGCACCAGCAGCAAGTCGAGCAAGCTCATCCACGGCGGCCTGCGCTACCTGGAGAACTACGAGTTCGGCCTGGTCCACGAGGGCGTCACCGAGCGGCAGCTGCTCCAGCGGCTCGCCCCGCACCTGGTCCGCCCGATGGACTTCGTCTACCCGGTCTGGCCGGACACCGCCCGCCGCCGGCTGCTCGGCATCGGGATGACGACCTACGACGTGTTCGCCGGGGTGCGCAACGTCCGCCGGCACGACCGGATCACCGCCGAGCAGGCGATCGAGCTCGCACCGGCACTCGAGCGCAGCGGCTGCGCGTACGCCTACCTGTACGGCGACTGCGCGACCGACGACGCGCGGCTGGTGCTCGCCGTCACCCGCCAGGCCCGCCGGTTCGGGGCGATCGTCCTCACCTACGCGGAGGTGACCGGCCTGCTCTTCGACGGGGAGCGGATCGTCGGTGCCCAACTCACCGACCGGCTCTCCGGCGAGCGGTGCGAGATCCGGGCCCGCTACGTCGTGAACGCCACGGGGGTCTGGGTGGACCGGCTGCTCGGGATGGCCGAGCCGGGTCGGGCGCCGATGGTCCAGCCGAGCAAGGGCGTGCATCTCGTGGTGCCGCGGGACCGGCTTCCGCTCGACGCGGCCAGCGTCCTGCTCCCCAGCCGGCAGGGGGACGCCCGCTCCATGTTCGCGATCGCCTGGGGCCATCAGACGATCCTCGGCACGACCGACACCGCCTACGACGGCCCGCTCGACGGGCTCGGGCTCACCGAAGCCGACGTCGAGTACGTGCTCGCCGCCGGCAACGCGGTGTTCGACCGGGGGCTCGCTCCGGACGACGTCGTCGGCGCCTGGGCGGGGGTGCGCCCGCTGCTGCGCGGCGACGGCAGCGACGCGATGGGCGACCTGTCCCGCCGGCACACTCTGCTCGATCCGGGAACCGGCCTGCTCACGATCACCGGCGGGAAGCTCACCACCTACCGGCGAATGGCCCGGGACGTCGTCGACCGGCTGGTCCACGCCGACGGCCGCCGGGCCCGATGCCGGACCGAGGAGATCCCGCTCGGACTGTCCCGGCCGTTCGAGCCGTTCCGGGACGAGATCGTGGAGGCCGCCCGCTCGCTCGGCCTGTCCGAGGCGGTCGGCAAGCTGCTCGTCCGGCAGCAGGGCGAGGCCGCGGCCGACGTCCTGTCCCTGGTGGCCGGCGACGAAGCCGCCGGCCGTCCCCGAGCCCGGCCGGTCTCGCCGGCGGCCGACCACATCTTCGCCGAGGTCCTCTACGCGGCTCGGGAGGAGGGGGCGGCGACGCTGGACGACGTCTTCAGCCGGCGGATGCGGCTCTCGCTGCGGGCCCGGGACGCGGCCCTGCCGGCGGCCGCGGAGGCGGCCGGCATCCTGGCCGGCGAGATCGGCCGGGACGCCGCCTGGGCCGCGGCGCAGGTGGCGAGCTACGCGGCCGCGGTCCGGGCCGAGCGGGGCGTGCTCGGGTTGGCCGCGGACGCGGCCGCCTGA
- a CDS encoding 5'-3' exonuclease, whose protein sequence is MLLDAASMYFRAFHAVPGSAPDGSPIGAVRGFLDALARLLREHRPARLAACMDADWRPAFRVAAIPGYKAHRVGPDGAELVPAELGPQVEVLLAVLGAVGIASPGVPGYEADDVIATLAVRAGGPVDVVTGDRDLFQLVRDDVPILVRYTGRGGIVVVDEAEITRRYGIPGRAYADFATLRGDPSDGLPGVAGVGEKTAAAIVSRFGSLAAARAAAAAGGDEGFPAGARRRLVDAADYLDRAEVVVRVATDAPVPALEDRVPSAPADPGTLLALAERHGLAGPLTRLAGGLAASTGGAWHDLIREH, encoded by the coding sequence ATGCTCCTCGACGCGGCGTCGATGTACTTCCGGGCCTTCCACGCGGTCCCGGGCAGCGCCCCGGACGGCAGCCCGATCGGGGCGGTCCGCGGCTTCCTCGACGCGCTGGCGCGACTGCTCCGCGAGCATCGGCCGGCCCGGCTGGCGGCCTGCATGGACGCCGACTGGCGGCCGGCGTTCCGGGTGGCGGCGATCCCGGGGTACAAGGCCCACCGGGTCGGCCCGGACGGAGCCGAGTTGGTCCCCGCGGAGCTCGGCCCGCAGGTGGAAGTGCTGCTCGCCGTGCTCGGCGCCGTCGGCATCGCCAGCCCGGGGGTGCCGGGCTACGAGGCCGACGACGTCATCGCCACCCTCGCCGTGCGGGCCGGCGGCCCGGTGGACGTCGTCACCGGCGACCGGGACCTGTTCCAGCTGGTCCGCGACGACGTCCCGATCCTCGTCCGCTACACCGGCAGGGGCGGGATCGTCGTCGTCGACGAGGCGGAGATCACCCGGCGCTACGGGATCCCCGGCCGGGCCTACGCCGACTTCGCCACGCTGCGCGGCGACCCCTCCGACGGGCTCCCCGGCGTGGCGGGGGTCGGCGAGAAGACCGCGGCCGCGATCGTCAGCCGGTTCGGCTCGCTCGCGGCCGCCCGGGCGGCCGCCGCGGCCGGTGGCGACGAGGGGTTCCCGGCCGGCGCGCGCCGGCGCCTCGTCGATGCCGCCGACTACCTCGACCGGGCCGAAGTGGTCGTGCGGGTCGCCACCGATGCCCCGGTGCCCGCGCTGGAGGACCGGGTGCCGAGCGCCCCCGCCGATCCGGGCACCCTCCTCGCGCTCGCCGAGCGGCACGGGCTGGCCGGGCCGCTGACCCGGCTCGCGGGCGGATTGGCCGCGAGCACCGGCGGTGCGTGGCACGATCTGATCCGTGAGCACTAG
- a CDS encoding acyl-CoA dehydrogenase family protein has protein sequence MPATRQLPSPEAEDLLALTRELAGDLLAPRVEAGEAAGEFPREVFDQLGKAGLLGLPYPEEYGGGAQPYEVYLQVLEELAGGWLAVGLGVSVQTLSAFPLATYGTDEQRRAWLPALLSGEAIGAYCLSEPGSGSDAAALTTRATLDGDTYRVNGTKAWVTHGGVADVYNLMVRTSDDGPRGISTLLAPADTPGLAPQPPERKMGMKASPTTQIVLTDAQVPADRRLGAEGIGFRIALSALDSGRLGIAACATGLAQAALDYAVGYAADRRQFGQPILDFQGVGFLLADMAAGIEAARALYLSAARRRDAGLPFSTQAAMAKLVATDTAMRVTTDAVQVLGGYGYTADFPVERYMREAKVLQIVEGTNQVQRLVIARSLAKRD, from the coding sequence GTGCCCGCGACCCGCCAGCTGCCGTCCCCGGAAGCCGAGGATCTGCTCGCGCTGACCCGGGAGCTGGCCGGGGATCTGCTCGCCCCCCGCGTCGAGGCGGGGGAGGCGGCCGGCGAGTTCCCGCGCGAGGTATTCGACCAGCTCGGTAAGGCCGGGCTGCTCGGGCTGCCCTATCCGGAGGAGTACGGCGGGGGGGCGCAGCCGTACGAGGTGTACCTCCAGGTCCTCGAGGAACTGGCCGGGGGGTGGCTCGCGGTCGGTCTGGGCGTCAGCGTCCAGACCCTGTCCGCGTTCCCGCTGGCGACCTACGGAACCGACGAGCAGCGGCGGGCCTGGCTGCCGGCGCTGCTGTCCGGGGAGGCGATCGGGGCGTACTGCCTGTCCGAGCCGGGCTCCGGCTCCGACGCGGCCGCGCTCACCACCCGGGCCACGCTCGACGGGGACACCTACCGGGTCAACGGGACGAAGGCCTGGGTCACCCACGGGGGCGTCGCCGACGTCTACAACCTGATGGTCCGTACCTCCGATGACGGTCCGCGCGGGATCTCCACCCTGCTCGCGCCCGCCGACACCCCCGGGCTGGCCCCCCAGCCGCCGGAACGCAAGATGGGGATGAAGGCCAGCCCGACCACGCAGATCGTGCTCACCGACGCGCAGGTGCCCGCCGATCGCCGGCTCGGCGCCGAAGGCATCGGTTTCCGGATCGCGCTGTCCGCCCTGGACAGCGGCCGGCTCGGGATCGCGGCCTGCGCCACCGGACTCGCCCAGGCCGCCCTCGACTACGCGGTGGGCTACGCCGCCGACCGGCGGCAGTTCGGCCAGCCGATCCTCGACTTCCAGGGCGTCGGGTTCCTCCTCGCCGACATGGCCGCCGGGATCGAGGCGGCCCGGGCGCTCTACCTGTCCGCAGCCCGGCGCCGGGACGCCGGGCTGCCCTTCTCCACGCAGGCCGCGATGGCCAAGCTGGTGGCCACCGACACCGCGATGCGGGTCACCACCGACGCGGTGCAGGTGCTCGGCGGCTACGGCTACACCGCTGACTTCCCGGTCGAGCGCTACATGCGCGAGGCGAAGGTGCTCCAGATCGTGGAGGGCACCAACCAGGTGCAGCGGCTGGTCATCGCCCGGTCCCTGGCGAAGCGGGACTGA
- a CDS encoding winged helix-turn-helix transcriptional regulator: protein MEDTDRQIVRALLRDGRMSYTDLARTSGLSVSAVHQRVRRLEERGILRGYAARIDPSAAGLPLTAFVSIKPIDPAAPDDAPDRLAHLDPIEACHSVAGEESYILKVRVPGPAELEAVLQQIRAAANVSTRTTVVLSTAYEDRPPAL from the coding sequence GTGGAGGACACCGATCGACAGATCGTCCGGGCCCTGCTCCGGGACGGCCGGATGAGCTACACCGACCTCGCCCGGACCAGCGGACTGTCGGTCTCCGCCGTGCACCAGCGGGTCCGCCGGCTCGAAGAGCGCGGCATCCTCCGCGGTTACGCCGCGCGGATCGATCCGAGCGCGGCCGGCCTGCCACTCACCGCCTTCGTCTCGATCAAGCCGATCGACCCGGCCGCCCCGGACGACGCGCCGGACCGGCTGGCCCACCTCGACCCGATCGAAGCCTGCCACTCCGTGGCGGGGGAGGAGAGCTACATCCTCAAGGTCCGGGTGCCCGGGCCGGCTGAGCTCGAGGCCGTGCTCCAGCAGATCCGGGCCGCGGCGAACGTGTCGACGCGCACGACCGTGGTGCTGAGCACCGCGTACGAGGACCGGCCGCCGGCCCTGTGA